The window ACTTCGGCCAACGTGGAATACTACGCGCAGGTCGTAAAAGAAAAATCCACTCTCAGAAAAATCATCTATGTAGGCGCCGATCTTGCCGAGCGCGCGTACAGAGCCGACGAGACCGCCGACAACATACTTGATAAATCCGAGCAGGAAGTGCTCGATATCCGCGCGCGCAGAAAATCGGATTTTGTGCACGTAAAAGACCTGGTTCAGAGCCAGCTCGACCGCATCGAAAAGGCGTCTCTTAACAAAAAAGAGGTCACGGGACTTGCCACAGGCATAACCGATTTCGACGTAATGACGTGCGGCCTGCAGCCGGGCAACCTTATAATAATTGCCGGCCGCCCGTCGATGGGCAAGACGGCTTTCGCCGTAAATATCGCCGAGCACGTGGCCATAGAATTAAAGAAAGCCGTGGCTATATTTTCGCTGGAAATGTCCAAAGAAGAACTGATGCTGCGTATGCTTTGCTCCCGCGCGCGCATCGACATGCAGAAAGCAAAGAAGGGCTATCTGGAAAAAAAGGGCTGGCCCGTGCTGACCACGGTGGGCGAAATAATCAGCGAGGCGCCTCTCTATATCGACGATACGTCGTCGGGGGAAATACTCGAGCTTAAATCCCGCGCCAGAAAACTCAAAAAAAATCTTGCCCGCTCGGGCAAAGAACTTTCACTTATAATAGTCGATTATCTCCAATTGATGCATTCTTCGTCGCGCAGCGATTCCCGCCAGCAGGAGATAGCCGAGATATCGCGCTCGCTGAAACGGCTTTCCATGGATCTTAATGTTCCCGTCATAGCCGTGTCACAACTCTCGCGCCGTCCCGAGGAAAAAGGCCGCGAAAAACGTCCGCAGCTTTCTGACCTCAGAGAGTCGGGCGCCATTGAGCAGGATGCCGATCTGGTCGCAGGCATTTACCGCGAGGAATACTACAAGTCCGATAAGGAAAGTTTGAGCGACGAAGAAAAGACGTCCGCCGAAATAATAATAATGAAACAGAGAAACGGGCCTACCGGCACAGTGAAGGCCTGTTTCCTGAGAGAATACGCCCGTTTCGACAATCCGGACAGAAAACATGCCGATTTATAGGCCGACGACCGCCGAGATATCGCGTTCGGCCGTGCTCGCCAATCTGGCTATAGTCAAAAAGCGCGCGCGCGGCGCGGGGATACTGGCTGTGGTAAAGGCCGGAGCATACGGCCACGGCGCGCAAATTGTCTCAAACATTTTAGAAAGCGGCGTCCGCGGTTTCGGAGTGGCGACCGTCGAGGAAGGGCTCGAACTCCGATGCTTCGGTATAAAAAAGCCGGTTTTGGTGCTCGGTTCGCTCTGGCCGTTTTCAAGTTTTCCCGTCGCCGCCCGCGCGGGACTTATTCCGACTATATCCAGCGTTTCGGGCTTAAAAGCCCTCGATAAAACGGCCGTCTCCATGGGCCGCGAACTTCCTTTTTATCTGAAAATAGACACCGGCATGGGCCGCATCGGAGTAAGTCACGAGCGCGCCGGAACGGTTCTTGAAGCCGCGGCTTCGTCGAGAGCGATAATCTGCCGCGGAATATATTCGCACTTCGCTTCAGCCGATTCCGACCCTTCCTATACGCGCATTCAGTACGAAAGATTCTTAAAGATAAAAAAATCCGCTGTCCGCCATCCCCGCCTTGCCGCGGCGGATTTTTCCATGTCCAACTCCGCTGGGATATTCTTTTTTCCTTCGGCGGCTTTCGACGTGGTTCGGCCGGGCATCTCTCTTTACGGTTTGCAGCCGTCGGCGGCTCCGTCTAAAAAAGTAGGGCTTAATCCGGCGCTTGTCTTAAAATCGCGCATCGTTTTTTTGAAAAAGATCTCCCGCGGCTCGTCGATAAGTTATGCCCGCAGGTTCATCGCCCGACGGGAGTCCCTGATAGCCACGGTTCCGGCGGGCTATGCCGACGGTTACAGAGTGGGCTTTTCGTGCGCGGCGACGGCTCTGGTTCGCGGCCGCGCTGCGAAAGTCGCCGGGCGCGTAACTATGGACATGACTATGTTCGACGTTACCGGAATTCCGGGTGTTTCCGTCGGAGACGAGGTCGTTCTTATAGGCCGTCAAGGCCGCCTTACCGTGACGGCCGAGGCGCTTGCCGCTCTTGCCGGCACCATCAACTACGAGATAGTATGCGGAATCTCCGATAGGGTTCCCAGAATCGAGACGGACTAAAAACAATAATGATAACCATCGTCCACCGGTCTTTTATGGATGTCGTCAAAAGCGTAGGGGAACTCGCTCTTATGACTTCGCGCACCCTTGTTTACATATTCAAGGGAAACGTGGACCGCAGGAACGTCG is drawn from Elusimicrobia bacterium HGW-Elusimicrobia-1 and contains these coding sequences:
- the dnaB gene encoding replicative DNA helicase, producing the protein MGNRKEVNFDEQVLRIPPHSIEAEKAVIGSMLIDRDAIEKVVEYNIEPSDFFVDNHRRIFEVILDIYNHHEPVEIISVSEKIKTDKTLSSDIAGSAAFLLSLHNSVTTSANVEYYAQVVKEKSTLRKIIYVGADLAERAYRADETADNILDKSEQEVLDIRARRKSDFVHVKDLVQSQLDRIEKASLNKKEVTGLATGITDFDVMTCGLQPGNLIIIAGRPSMGKTAFAVNIAEHVAIELKKAVAIFSLEMSKEELMLRMLCSRARIDMQKAKKGYLEKKGWPVLTTVGEIISEAPLYIDDTSSGEILELKSRARKLKKNLARSGKELSLIIVDYLQLMHSSSRSDSRQQEIAEISRSLKRLSMDLNVPVIAVSQLSRRPEEKGREKRPQLSDLRESGAIEQDADLVAGIYREEYYKSDKESLSDEEKTSAEIIIMKQRNGPTGTVKACFLREYARFDNPDRKHADL
- the alr gene encoding alanine racemase, with the translated sequence MPIYRPTTAEISRSAVLANLAIVKKRARGAGILAVVKAGAYGHGAQIVSNILESGVRGFGVATVEEGLELRCFGIKKPVLVLGSLWPFSSFPVAARAGLIPTISSVSGLKALDKTAVSMGRELPFYLKIDTGMGRIGVSHERAGTVLEAAASSRAIICRGIYSHFASADSDPSYTRIQYERFLKIKKSAVRHPRLAAADFSMSNSAGIFFFPSAAFDVVRPGISLYGLQPSAAPSKKVGLNPALVLKSRIVFLKKISRGSSISYARRFIARRESLIATVPAGYADGYRVGFSCAATALVRGRAAKVAGRVTMDMTMFDVTGIPGVSVGDEVVLIGRQGRLTVTAEALAALAGTINYEIVCGISDRVPRIETD